From the genome of Nicotiana sylvestris chromosome 1, ASM39365v2, whole genome shotgun sequence:
TAAACATTCAAAGAAACTCTATCTATCTTAGAAAGAATACTTTAAGAGAGTAATTGATCAATTTGGCATGAATGAAAATACGAAGTCGGTTAGCACTCCGCTTGTCAAGAGTATATGTCAAGAGTATCATATGCAAATGtcgttggtagcttgatgtatgcaatagTTTTCACAATACCTAATATTTCACATGCTATTAAAGTTGTAAACATGTACATGCAtgatccaggaaaggagcattggcaagttTTGAaatggattctacggtatattcgtAATACTGTATATGTTGAATTTATTTTTGAGCAAGAAGATAGTCAGTATCTGGTtagatattgtgactcagattaaGCGAGTGATTTGGTCAAGCGTAGATCAACTACTGTTTATGTTTTCACTTTTGCTAATGCActagttagttggaagtctaatTTGCAGTCAACGATTGCTTTGTCTACTATTGAGGCAGAGTACATGGAAACTACAGAGGTTGTAAAGGAGGCAATTTGGGATTTCTTAGAGAGTTTGGTATTGGTCAAGAAAGCATCACACTATTTTGTGATAGCCAAAGTGTTATCCAATTAgcaaagaaccaagtttatcatgcaagtatgaagcacattgatgttcgataTAATTTTGTACGAGATAttatagaagaaggtggagtcatgaTGCAGAAAATTCGGACTACAAACAATCTTGTCAATATGCTAACAAAAGTAGTAGACAATTCTGTCAATATGCTAACAAAAGTAGTGACTGCGATCAATTCTCAGTATTGTTTGAacttgatcaacattgttgaacttTGAAGATTGAAGTTGAAGACACAATCAAAACTTATAAGTGAGAGAAATTGAAAGAGTGGAATCTTGCCAAAGTGGAGATTTGTTAAATTTGACAAGATTAATGTGAACTAGTGTGAACATTTGGAAGCCACTTTTAGGAAGAAATTGGTAGATCCATTTTTTCATGCATTTACATTGCATGATCACACTTTATGCGATGTCATGCATGACATTATTAAGGTAATTTTCCTTCTATAAATAGCAAGGGTTTTGTTCATTTGTAAACATCTCTCACTTGCCTTCTTATCTCCTAAGGCATTTGaatcttctttctttcttgtagtatttcacttgtatttttagaGTGAAATAAAGTTTGAGTTGATTGTGTCTGAGAACTAGGCAGAAAATCAAATTTTGCCAAACCTCGTAAACTTCTGGTGTTCTTTTTATTATTGTCTCATTTACTATTTATTAACTACCTTTAGATATGGTAGTTGTGATTTAATCACTCTTTATATATTCGGTTCCGCAACATATTTTTCATATTGTTGGTACATGACATCATTAAGCGACGACAAACGATACAATCTACCCATTGAATAAATCAAACAATATAATATAATTCAgtacaataaaatatgatgcatTATAAGACGACATGTAActaaccatccaaacaagccgtAAAACTAAAGTGAATTGTTAGACTGAATGAATCTAAAGTGAtatgtttcattttttttcccCAATTGATCATCTCTTTTTCCTCGCCCATATTCCTCACGATTTAATATTGCCTTCTTGTTTAACAGCAAGACAAAGTATCTTGGCCCACGTCAACTTCAGTTAAAAGTATTCCCAGTTAttgaaaaagaaaggaagaaagaaatTAGAGATGGCTGAAATAGTTCTTACTGCAATCATCAACAAATCTGCAGAAATAGCTGGAAATCTACTCGGTCAAGAAGGGTCACGCTTATATTGGTTGAAAGAGGACATTGAGTTAGAGCtaggcatatatcgggtaaaaccgataatCCGAACCGTTAATTATTTACTGGGTTATCGGTatcgggttattgggttaacggtttagaattttttcactattgggttatcggttcgggtctcagtttgccaattttgttaatgggttaaccgataatccaataagaattaataaaattatgactttacccttaagtatatacatatGCTAGGGCTTCAATTCATTCTCTCCTATTCTTTCTCAGTCGCACTCTTCAGTTgcttcatcttcaatctttatAGACCTTACTAGTTACTCCTAGCGTAAGTCTTTAGTATTATACATTAGGCTTTTAATATCTATAAGGAAATTCATCTTCAAATTGGTACTTTTGACTGTTAatgattatttatttttttattttcgttcCTTAATTTTGTGGGCTCACGTAGTGCAGCCTATACCTACTACCAATTTCTCTTCGCACTTATCAATTCTCAATCGACAATCTTCGTCAGTTTCAGGGATATTTttgaatattattcttttgtataGTACTGAGCTTTGACAACAGGACAGTAATTTCTTGCCTTTTAGGTGTTTTTCATTTCCGTGTTAGTATTGCCCATGCACAGATCAAGATTTTGCTTTATGGTTTCTTTTTTCAAGTTAGGCATTTGACAAACAATATCCAGTTTATCTTGGATTGTTAGTACTATATGTTTGGACTTGTTAATTTTAAGGTGAAATGCCTACTACTTTGTATTATTATTAATGTATTTGGACAACTGTTGTTGAAGAATAAATACTATTCTAGTTGTGGCCACGGGACATAACGCAGAAATTGGTAGTATACTATATGTGAATTCatctcttttttgcttaactccagtgaattgtcttctctttttgcttaactctagattgagttatcttatcgggtaaaccgataaccgaaccgataatgatcgataacTGATTAACCGATAACTgattaaccgataaccgataatCAATATCTTATCGGcccggttatcggtttatcaaatttgtaaaccgataaccgatatgctaaatcaataatattcataaccgaaccgaaccgaccaaTGCCCACCCCTACATTGAGTGGCTCCAAAGAGAAGCGAGACACATTCAATCTTACCTAGCTGATGCAAACACAAAGGTAGTAGAAGGAGATTCGAGGGTGAAAAACTTGATAAAGGATATTGAAGAAGTTGCAGGTGATGTGGAGGATATCTTAGATGAGTTCCTACCCAAAATTGAATCACACAAGAGCGAAGGGGCAATTGGTTGTCTTAAGGAGATAGCTTGTACCTTTTGCCATATTCGTTTTTCCCATAATAAGTTTGTGATGGAGATTGAGAAGATAAAAAGAAGGGTTGCCGAGATTGATCGTGTAAGGACAACTTTTGGTATCATTGATACAAGTAACAACAATGATCTATATGACTACATTCCACTTGACCGTGGAAGATTATTTCTACATGTTGATGAAACAGAGGTCATTGGTTTGGAAGATGACTTCAATAAGCTACAAGCCAAACTACTTGATCAAGATTTTCAATATGGAGTAATTTCGATTGTTGGTATGCCCAGTCTTGGAAAAACTACTCTTGCCAAGAAACTTTACAGGCATGTCCGTGATCAATTCGAGTGTTCGGCATTAGTCTATGTTTCGCAGCAACCAAGAGCGGCAGAAATTTTACTTGACATAGCCAAACAAGTTGGACTGACGGAGGAGCAAAGGAAAGATAATTTGGAGGGCAACCTACTATCAGTCTTGAAAAGGAAAAGGTATGTTATACTCCTAGATGACATTTGGAACATTGAAATTTGGGATGATCTGAAACTTTTCCTTTCTGAATGTGATTCAAGAAATGGAAGTAAGATAATTGTCACATCTAGAAATAATAATATAGGCAGATACATAGGAGGGGAAAGCTCACTCCACATGTTACAACCCTTAGATTTAGAGGAAGCCTTTGAACTGTTtaccaaaaagatttttactTTTGATAATAACAATTGGGTGAATGTTGCACCCACATTGAAAAATATTGGAAGAGAAATAGTTCAGAGATGTGGTGGTATACCATTGGCCATAGTGTTGACTGCAGGCATGTTAAGGACAAGAGAGAGGAATCAACATGCGTGGAACAAGATACTTGAGAGTATGAGTCATAAAATTGAAGATGAATGTGCTAAGATATTGACTTTGAGTTACAATGATTTGCCTGCTGCATTGAGACCATGCTTCTTGTACTTTGGGTTTTTCCCTGAGGACTATGAAATTTTTGCATTTGATTTGATAAATATGTGGATTGCAGAGAAGGTATTAGTAGTAAGTAGTGGTAATAGGCAAGAGGCTGAAGATATGGCGGAGGATTTTCTAAATGATTTGGTTTCTAGAAATTTGATTCAAGTTGCCAAAAGAACATATGAAGGAAGAATATCAAGTTGTCGCATACATGACTTGCTACATAGTTTATGCGTCCTGTTGGCCAAGGAAAGTAACTTTTTTCATACCAAGGTACCAGCTAGTGTTTCTAGGCTGCGAAGGATGACTTTTTACTCTGATAATGTAGATGAATTCTTCTGTTCAAATCCCAAGCCTGAGAAGCTTCGTACGCTTTTCTGTTTTAGCACAAACCCTAACACATCGTCTCTTATGACTCGTCTTAACTTCAAGTTATTGGGTGTATTGCGCGTACTAATGCCTCTCAATTCTAATAATGAGAAAGTAACTGTTCCAGAAGAAATTGGGAAGATGAGTTGCTTACGCTATCTCAAATTGGAGGGGCATATACATGGAGTACTGCCACATAGTATCATCAAACTCAAACATCTAGAGACCCTAGATGTTGAAAAGAGCTATGTTGGCCTTCCTTCGTGTGTTTGGGAACTGAAACAATTGAGGCATCTGCGTCATAGAGAATCTTACGTATATTATGACAAAAAGTTTTTCCCAAACAATATGTCATTGTCTAATCTACAAACTCTGCTATGGATGCATGACGATTATATTAATTCGAGATTGTTGCACCGATTGAGCAATTTAAGAAAATTGGGTTTACTAAGAGTATCTGGTTCTACGATTATGATATTATCAAGTAATGCGCCAGTACTGCCAAAGCTGGAGGTTCTGAAGCTGGATTATTTTGGTCAGAGAGATGGATAAATCAACTTGTCTTCCTATCAAAATCTTCTTAAGTTGCATTTGTGTTTGCCTGGAACTATATTGTCCATGAACTCTGAAGCATTTCTTCCAAATCTCGTCAAGCTTACTCTACGCTACATTCGTATAGATGGAGCAGTTCTTGAAAAACTACCTAAATTAAGGATACTAAAAATGGATAGTTGCGGATATAATGAAGGTAAGATGGATTTCTCTGGTTCTTCAGATAGCTTCCCGCAACTTGAAGTCTTGCATTTTCAGTACCCAAACTCCTTGCATGAAGTGACCGTGGATGATGTCAGTATGCCTAAACTGAACAAGGTAATACTAAAAGGCGCTTAGGCTCTCGGAACGGCTTGCAAAGCTGAGAATATATTGAAGATCTAATGAGGTTAGATAATTTCCTTCTTACTAGTACTATTATTTAATTCCAATTTATCGGttgtaaaatatatttttagtaatTGCTTGCAGACCAAAAGCTCCTTCTCAATTATTTGTGATGGAAACAAAAACTCATACTCTATCCGTTCCTGTTTATAtcaacttatttccttttttggtccgttccagaAAGAATGACAtttttctaaatttaaaataatttagcttaaatttCTAATTCTAATTTTAATGAGATAACCAAACAAAAAGTTTGGACTCCTTTTTGATTTGTTTAGGATcgcaaattccaaaaatcttcattttttcttaaactccgtgtccaATCAAACAAGTTCATATATGCTCTGCTTCCAGAAGCAGTTGTTCTTCGAGTGAAGAATGCCAGATGACTTGGGCCTCGTCAGCATATATTTATACTTTTCGAAGTCATATTAAATATTTACCAGATTTAAATTTTCCCAAAGCTCAGTAATCAGAAAGATATTTCAAAGGTTCTCTTAAATATATATGTTTTCCACATTTctataacccccccccccccccccaacccaaaAAAAATTATGCTTCTGGCCTCTTCCACTGGCTTCAAGTTGCTATGCTTAGTTATGTTTATTATAGTCGATAAGGTTATTAATTTTTCATTCATACTCGGTTCATGAACTAAAAACTTCATGTAATATATGTCTACTAAAATGCAGGAATGCATTTAAGGATGTGGACAAAATATGTAACTTTTGGTATTATATCAGAAAAGGTTTGATTGCTTAATTTTTGGAAGTTGATGTAGCTGTGGTTTGTGATTTGTAAAAGAAACTTTGTGCTTctatttgttttgtttttgttttatgtaCTTGTCTATTTACCTATGGAACTATCGTTagatttagaattttttttttttttagcaataTGATTGTTTTTCAGTTTCAGTTGTGAGGATACCTCGTTTCGTGAAAGTAATGTCTTCacaaaaatctcaaaacttttaTTCTCTCTGCTATGCCATGTCTAATTAACACGCAGAGGCGGATTTTCGGGAGCCCCTTCGGGAAAATTCCGTTctctatatattatgttttgcATTATCTTGGATGAGTTCAAAAGcatagtttagtggtcaaggcgTTCAAAACTTTTGTAACGTCATTGGTTTAATTCCCACTAGCTACAAtcttttttaacttttttcttttttgaacccCTTAGCGAAAATCATGTCTCTGTCACTGATAATTGACATTGTTTAATAAGCCTCATTCGAAAATCGAACTTAGTTTATTATATATTTAGTTGTAGGACCTTACTACTTCTCTTCTTGAGCTAGATCAGCACAATAGCATCTAATTCAAAGAGTTGTTAATTTACATGATCAGTTGTAAGAAAATTTGTTATATGTTGGGAGGGAAGTGTGTGGGATCTATAAGGCCACCCCCTTTTGTCCTTTTTATGTACATATGAACTAAAATCTTAACTCTGCCTTTGAGTTTAGGCAAATTATTTGGTTCTAAGATAAAGAACAGATAACCCACATATCTGTGGACTTCCACGACCTTCACAACTGCTATTTGTCCAACTCTCAACTGTACTAAGTACTacatttatttctatttttattacAATGATG
Proteins encoded in this window:
- the LOC104233339 gene encoding LOW QUALITY PROTEIN: toMV resistance protein Tm-2(2)-like (The sequence of the model RefSeq protein was modified relative to this genomic sequence to represent the inferred CDS: inserted 2 bases in 1 codon; substituted 1 base at 1 genomic stop codon) — encoded protein: MAEIVLTAIINKSAEIAGNLLGQEGSRLYWLKEDIEWLQREARHIQSYLADANTKVVEGDSRVKNLIKDIEEVAGDVEDILDEFLPKIESHKSEGAIGCLKEIACTFCHIRFSHNKFVMEIEKIKRRVAEIDRVRTTFGIIDTSNNNDLYDYIPLDRGRLFLHVDETEVIGLEDDFNKLQAKLLDQDFQYGVISIVGMPSLGKTTLAKKLYRHVRDQFECSALVYVSQQPRAAEILLDIAKQVGLTEEQRKDNLEGNLLSVLKRKRYVILLDDIWNIEIWDDLKLFLSECDSRNGSKIIVTSRNNNIGRYIGGESSLHMLQPLDLEEAFELFTKKIFTFDNNNWVNVAPTLKNIGREIVQRCGGIPLAIVLTAGMLRTRERNQHAWNKILESMSHKIEDECAKILTLSYNDLPAALRPCFLYFGFFPEDYEIFAFDLINMWIAEKVLVVSSGNRQEAEDMAEDFLNDLVSRNLIQVAKRTYEGRISSCRIHDLLHSLCVLLAKESNFFHTKVPASVSRLRRMTFYSDNVDEFFCSNPKPEKLRTLFCFSTNPNTSSLMTRLNFKLLGVLRVLMPLNSNNEKVTVPEEIGKMSCLRYLKLEGHIHGVLPHSIIKLKHLETLDVEKSYVGLPSCVWELKQLRHLRHRESYVYYDKKFFPNNMSLSNLQTLLWMHDDYINSRLLHRLSNLRKLGLLRVSGSTIMILSSNAPVLPKLEVLKLDYFGQRDGXINLSSYQNLLKLHLCLPGTILSMNSEAFLPNLVKLTLRYIRIDGAVLEKLPKLRILKMDSCGYNEGKMDFSGSSDSFPQLEVLHFQYPNSLHEVTVDDVSMPKLNKVILKXALRLSERLAKLRIY